One Kineococcus radiotolerans SRS30216 = ATCC BAA-149 DNA window includes the following coding sequences:
- a CDS encoding DUF3560 domain-containing protein yields the protein MSAPNGTSRPPCGRWGTATPRRAASRTGIPLGQLILVGHHSEGRARRDAARMGAHMDASVAHTDAAEEARRAARIAKAATDARYNPVTVAKRVERLTPRVGAEEKALAHCERAVAAGQAAAAALSAVGGPDSDLDRGQVQPDRPRAGESAQGAAVRYGLNMAAHAAAVAERLQAHRADLAHWQAVRARQVADGTATGVGRHNVAAGDQVRVRGHCYEVVRANAKTVTVLGMFGPRATLWQEVQEHRRGAGGTGDQARAGGVTQPLFTARQPPAASGPGVPAAQSWPCDDPNFFGTSRACASAGP from the coding sequence ATGAGCGCGCCCAACGGCACGAGCAGGCCGCCGTGTGGGCGGTGGGGGACCGCTACGCCGCGGCGCGCGGCATCGCGGACGGGCATCCCGCTGGGTCAGCTGATCCTGGTCGGGCACCACAGCGAGGGCCGGGCCCGGCGAGACGCGGCCCGGATGGGCGCGCACATGGATGCCAGCGTGGCCCACACCGACGCAGCCGAGGAGGCGCGGCGGGCGGCGCGGATCGCGAAGGCGGCCACCGATGCCCGCTACAACCCGGTGACGGTGGCGAAGCGAGTGGAGCGGTTGACCCCCAGGGTGGGGGCCGAGGAGAAGGCGCTCGCGCACTGCGAGCGCGCGGTCGCTGCCGGGCAGGCCGCTGCTGCGGCCCTGAGCGCGGTTGGCGGCCCGGACTCAGACCTGGATCGGGGGCAGGTGCAGCCCGACCGTCCTCGGGCTGGGGAGAGCGCGCAGGGGGCCGCGGTGCGGTATGGGCTGAACATGGCCGCCCACGCGGCCGCAGTCGCTGAGCGGTTGCAGGCGCACCGTGCCGACCTGGCCCACTGGCAGGCGGTGCGTGCCCGGCAGGTCGCGGATGGGACGGCCACCGGCGTCGGCCGGCACAACGTGGCGGCCGGGGATCAGGTGCGGGTGCGTGGGCACTGCTACGAGGTGGTGCGGGCGAACGCGAAGACGGTGACGGTGCTCGGCATGTTCGGGCCCCGCGCGACCCTGTGGCAGGAGGTCCAGGAGCACCGGCGGGGAGCAGGCGGGACCGGTGACCAGGCGAGGGCGGGGGGGGTGACTCAACCCCTGTTCACGGCCCGTCAACCTCCGGCCGCGTCGGGGCCGGGCGTCCCGGCCGCGCAGTCGT